The window tataggTTTCTCCTCAATTCATGGCAGTTAGTTAGGATGACCAAATGGAACCTCCTGGTTCAGAAGTCGTATACCACTGTAACACCAGTCACAGGGGAatcacagcaggagagggaggcatgctttcatctcctacttgtgggcttcccagaagtatctggttggccactgtcgGAAACAAGATACTGGACTTGATAGATCTTTGGTATAATCCTTCAGGACTCTTCTTATAATATATAAGAGTAAATCTTGAGATAGCAAACAGGAAAGTAGGTTTCCATATGCTCCCTTTCCCCACCCTTAGAAAAGGGTGGGGAAAGGGAACATATGGAAACCTTCTTAAGGTATAACTCCCCTTCTCTAACTGGccaaccaccttgggatgctctTGTTCAGTGTAAGGTCCGAGGGCCATTGGTGGCCCCCATTAATCGTAAGCACGGCTCCCAGACTGTTTATTAGGCCAGTGTGGAACTTCAGTCCAAGTGGAATACTCTGCATAGCCCGCCCACCGCCCCCCGGCCATGTGGAGATGACccttctcaccatgcagtgctctCCTTTATTGGAAACTGGGCATTCTTGAGCTCCTGCACTATCTTGAGGGgcctgcacagagtgctgggaagtgtcgcctttcccactgctttcctcctagagctcttaagagagggttccATCTCTCTTAAAAGGTCCCTTCCGACACGGAGAAAAGCACAGTCCTGTGtggagatcagcacagtgggaaatagctctcatctattgaagggtttttgtttttttgccaaagtgaccccaacttgaaaaatagtgaagatcactggctcCTATCCATGATCTGCCAATCCTGACCAAAATTCTAAAACAAATTCAGGTCCTACAGAAGGTAGCTTCAGAGAGTGACCTCTCCTTGTGGTGCATGTGCTCAGCACAGGTCTGGCAGGTTTTAGTGAGGTTCAAAAAAGCTGCAGGGTCTGTTTGTGCCTGTTTGTGCCTGCGTATACCGTCGGAAGCCAAATCTCCCTGAAGGAACTTTTGGCTCTGATCTGTCTCCACTCAAGATCAAATTAAGGAGTCAGGGAGAAATGCTGCAAGGAATGAACAGTCACTCACGTAAAACAAATACAGTATGTGCATACACACCACTCAGTTACAGGCCTGAAGGTTATATGCGGCACAGGGTTCGATACTCACCTCCACGCCACTCAAGAAATACATGATGCTGTTCTCCAAGTCTCCAAAGCCCAAGTACTGCTGGGTGAAGGGGGTCAACATGGTCTAAGGAGGCAGGAAAGGGCAGGAGCAACATTGTGTGGTGGGTGGAACAAAAGGACTTCCCCAGAGTTATTCTTCATTTTAGCCTTTGAGAGTCTTATGCCCACTCAAAAGCAGTGATCTTAAGTAGGACATGCAAAAAGGTCTTAGTGGGCCAAGttaacatgagccagcagtgtgatgccgCTGCTCAAAAAGCTAATGCAGTCTTAActtgcattaacagaagcatagtgCCCTGATCACAAGTGGAATTGTTCTTCTCTATTCCATGCGGcccagacctcacttggaatactgcgtcCAGTTCTGGGGCCAACATTTTCAGAAGGACATGGATAAACTGGGATGGGTTTGGAGGCAAccaggagggggaaaggtgtgGAAACCAAGACCTACGAGGAATGGTTAAAGGAGCCAACTATGTTTAGCTTGCAGCAGAGAAAactaagggagggggaagggggagagagaatggccatcttcaaatatctgaaggcctGCCATGTAGAAGGAGGAAGAGCTGACTTGTTCTCAGAATTCTGTTTGCAGCAGTGCGTTCAAGCAGTTAGATTGCATCTGGAGACTAGTGTGTGTGGCTCTTTGGGAGAAAGTCAACCAGGAGCATGCACCTTAAATATCTACAGCTATATGATTCTTCTTAAAATTTGTATGGCTTGCAAAGGGTTACTGACTGCCACTGAAGACTGGTGGAAGGTCAAAACGTGTTTGGCATTGCAAAGCAAATTCCCTGGTTTGTTTGTCTATAAATCTGGATTTCCATTATTTGACATCTTAAGAATTTTTTCTAAAAAGGTCTCTGAATCTGGAAGAACCTTTGATTCTCTGTTTGTGGATTTTGaaccatgcattattttttattttttgccataTACAATGATTACTATTTGGAATGAGTACTTGGGACTATTTTAAATAAGATTTTGATTCATCTATTCCTCTTGCTTGACATATTTATGACGACTTTGGATTTCATCAATGGGTTTTGCCTTCATAGTTTTGCAATCTATTGTATTAATCCTTGAAAATTCACACATTGTTTATTGGGTTTATGTATTATATTGGGGAAGAGCTCTTATATGTTTTGTCTATTTTTGACATGCAGGAGGACCTCTGTATTTGCAGGGGTTTTGTTCTCAGCTAGTGCCATGAATACTGAAGCCACAAATACCAAGACATTAAGTCGATGGGATCGCGGGGGTCAGGTTCTGAATGGCATGGGGAATTGCAAAAAATCGgcaaaaaccccaccaaaaaactcaaagaaatgacctcagaggtcatttctggctccACGCCGGTCCATTAATTGCCAGTGTTTCCTTTCATATACCAAAGTCAGGTGCCAATTACCCAAccgtggatatgcgaaaccacgGATGTTGGATCCACGAATAATGAGGTCCTACTGTATTAATATGCATCTTATTTTCTAGCTGGGTTATGATTTTAGTTTAGATTCTTTTCTCGGATGTTTTAAGATATAGAAGTTTTTAATGAGCAGGGACCCAATGCCTCATGACCCATACTGTGAAAGTCTATACCCTTAATGGCTTGACTGAGTTCATACCCGTCTCAAAGCGAACAGCCTCAGTTTGCTACCATGTCCCCTGTATTAATGGTGACCAGAAAAACCAGTTCATGAGAGGTGGAAGGCACCCCTACAGAACTGCCCTTCCAGAACGGTTAAGTGCTGCATATCCACAACACACCTGGTGTTATTACAAATTCTGCATTGAGTCAAGGGTTTCTTGACTGGGAAATCCCCCAATCCCTTTTCCCTgcccactctgcacatgcttaccTCTAGTGCCATCTGATTGAAGAGGATGATGAACTGAGCTGTGAGCAGAACTACCACCTCCTCCCTGAGATACTCTGTAATGACAAGACATCTACCCTGTGATATTATACTTGGGTCCCACTATGTCTATACTCACGCAccctaaccgcccagagatgaaagtctgggcagtatataagtgtgatgaatgaataaataaataaataatggagcaTTAACCTTCACTCTGCCCCTAACAATACTTGTCTTTTCTTTTGAACCTCGCCTGCATCCACAGACATCCTATTCTCGAAGATCTCCCAGCACGAACCCTTCCCCACTTATGCACTTGAAAAGAAATCTCTAATGTTGTGGGGGTGATGGCAACCGCAGCAGCATGATAAAATAGCATTCATCAGACTACCCCTAAGCTTCCAGGCCAGATACCAAAAATCTGCTTaactctgccctttgccttcctgcaggaGAGCTTTTGAGAGCGACAGGCCCCCACCCTCCCATGGAAAGGGGCTCACCTCTTGTGGAGCTGAAGTCCTCGAAGGGGCTCTTCTCTCCGACTGGCTCCTCATCAGCCAAGTGTCCATTGGGCACATACCGGCACTCGTCCCCCAACACTGGCACCCGGTGTTCCGCCGAGGTGCTCCCGTAGCTGCCACTCTCCGCCACCTCCTCGTGGCCAGCCTCCTGCTGCATGAgaggctcctcctcttccagaacATCATGtgatgctgccgccaccaccctcgAGGGGAGAGTTGGTGGCGGCAGGTCGTGGTACATCACCATGACAAGGATCTGAAGCAGAAGCCACACCAGGCACATGAAGAGCTGTGGGCAAAAGCAAGGGCCAAGCAAAGGGACTCAGTGTGGATGTGTAGTCCATCCCGCCTGCATTAGAAGCAGGACCAAAGCAAGAGGGGAGGGAGCCCCTGAGCAGGGAGGGGCTTGGATTCTTTCCCTCTCCACCTTCCACAAAACAGGGGTGCATGTGGGGGCAGAGGTTGAGCTGAGGAGAGCAGAGGTGGGCAGTAAGTGACTAGTCTTCGGAGTCTTAATTTTTGCTATTCATAAAAACACAGGAAgaggccttataccgagtcagacctcgTGGTCCCTCTAACTTGGCACTGTCTactctacaccaactggcagctctctccaaggtttcaggcaggagtctttcctagtcccacctggagatgccggggatcgAACCTGCATCACTGCATCCAAAGTTATGGTCACAGCCTGCTAATGAGGCAAGGAGATGTGGCCACCACAAGCAGTAGGCTGGCAGCCCCTGGATCTGCCTCCAGCCACCTCACCCCACCTAGGCTGGCCATCGCCTCCCAAAAACCTTTTCTTCCAGAGACAGCGCTCTGCCTCCCTCTCGGCCACATTCTGTCCTCTGCCTGTTCAAGAGGCAGAGAGGGCAGAGAAGCTGGAGCAGTGTTTTAATCGCCTCCGCCTGCTCCGGCTTTCTCACCCTCTGCTTTTTGAGCAGGCCAAGGGCAGGAAGCAGCAGGGAAGCCGCAAAGGAGCTGGAGCGGCCGCTGCAACCACCAGCTCAGAGGAGCCAACTTTCCCTCCAGGAGTGGAATCAGAAGCTCCTGGTCTGGCCACTGCATGAGGGCGAGGCTGCTGGCATCCCTTGCTCCTCATGCTGTGCCCTTGCAAAGGAGCTCTGGATCAGACCTTTGCAATGGTGCTGTGCAAGGACCGTCCTTCATGCTGCCCCCTTGCCGAACTTTGCAGGGGTCAGATCAGGAACTGGCTGTCCAAGCATGGGAGAGCCCCCCATGAAGCAACTGGTTTCATTGCCAAGCTTCTATTACTCACCCCAGGCGATGTGAACTTGTTGACCACGAAGGGCCCCACTTGGACGTTACAGAGCCGCAGGAAGAGGTTACAGGCTGGTCCTGGGAATGTGTGCATAGGCGGCATTTTAGCAAGACAACTCTCCACATATACCAGGGGAAGGCTCTGGCTTCTGGGTTTCATTAGAGGTTTTATAAACTCATATTAGCGAAGAACATGGAGTTCTGTTAGCAATGTGGAACTGATCTTTTCCCCTGCAATCGATTGCCCTTGTCTTCCCATCCTCCAAGAAAGTAGTTTGTACCTGGCAATTATTGATGCTTTCGTCTTTGGAAAGACGTAGGACTGGGTCACAGATGCATGCCACTAAGTAGGCAAGCTTAGGCTtgcagtagccacctaatggcgcagcggggaaataacttgcctagcgagccagaggttgctggttcgaatacccGCTGGTATGTATCCCACACTATGGAAatacttatatcgggcagcagcgatataggaagatgctgaagggcatcatctcatactgcgtgggagatggcaatggtaaacccctcctgtattctaccaagaaaaccacagggttctgtgggcaccaggagtcaacaccaactcggtggcacaactttacccttaGGCCTGAAGTAAGTTATCTTGCTTTGTATCCTTGCATGTATATAGAGTTTCACGGAGAAGCTTGTCTCTAGTCTCCAAGCAGAAAGAATTCTGTCATGCATGTGAGAATTCTGTCATGCATGTGAgctacagaaccagagctttggatTATGCTCCTAGGACACACAAACACTCTGTTTAGTTGCAAACTTATTAATGTATCTTTCCAACTGCAGTACTGTTTTGTGGTCAAacatttactacatttatatcctgctcttcttccacgGAGTCCAGAGAGGTGTACCTGATAaacggttatgtttatcttcacaacaaacctgttaggtaggttaggctcaaAGATacgtgacgggcccagagtcacccagagagtttcatagctgaagggggatttgaactcagatctccctggctCTAGACCAACGCTCTAACCACACCACCATGCTGGCTTTGTGTCAGCAATACTGAGTCACAGCAATATGGAGCTTTATACACTGGCTTTTTCAAGCTGTGGCAGCTGCAATGCATCATATAACCAAAATAATTGCAATATCGTCCCCATTTCTGCCTCCACTTCCAAGTTGGACCCCTTCCTCTGTAGCTCAGTTCAGACAGTACacagtatgagtgtacagatatccgTACACATGTATATAAATGACTGTACCcatgctcattttaaaaatgaacctggatacagacccttcaaatgcatggtacagataggaagtgtacttctgtacctgtgttcagcataacatgtgaatgactatacctgtgtacactgtacactcattgtacgtgTGTTGAATACACCACacgccagcatggtgtagtggttattgTGCTGGACTAGAGCCAGGGAGATCAGAGTttaaatcccccttcagccatgaaactctctggatgactctgggcccgtgactaataatgtgtgaatgggccaaaTGTCTCTCTCATGCTAgtatgtagaccagggattcacaacgttgggtccccagatgttattggacttcaactcccataattcccaaccaaaggccaccagggctggggattatgggagttgaagtccctgATCTAGGCTGTAAGCCACTCAGGGCAGGGATTCATCCACTCATTTTTGGTAAAGTGCAGTCAGGGGACATTACACCACTATGAACAGGGTTAGTAGaatactacttctactactgAGAGTTCTGAACGTGGCCTAAAGACCAGGCAGAGGCGCCCTAATGACTGGACCTTGGGAACctggtctggtcctccaaggtcagggagggcctccaaatggccggagTCTCTGGAGGCCACCCCGTGCCTGCCCCGCCAAACATCcgtctcttaaaaaaaaaatcattactcCGGCCAAGGGGTGactgcaggggcaggggcggAACAGTCCTTCTCCCCTGTGCCCCCTCCGCCAGCGGTAGCAGAGGCCAGAGTGACGCTTGGCCCGTCTGTTTGAGCCAGCGTCTTTTTCCAACTGCAATGCGCCTGTGCAACTGAGATCGTTGCAGGCCCGTGACATCAaaggcttgcgacgatctctcaaCCGCGCAGGCGTGCATCGCAGCTGGAAGAAAATGCCGGCCCAAACAGACGGGACCAGCGACTATTATTTTGCCCAACCAGCTTGCATCATGCAATAAAGATTTGCGCCTTCCCTCACCACACACCTCAGCGCACTGTTCCTTAAATGGCATCGTGGTGCAATTCATCCAGGTCACCCCCGACACACATTCTaaataccactttaaaaaagtatttGGATCGCGTGTAGAGAGGCTATTGGGACAAACTGTGCCCCTATGCATTAAAAAAATGCATGTTGGCGTGCAGAAGGCCCTTTGCACCTTTATCATGGAGGGcacgggttctcaaacttgggtccccaatgttggactacaactcccatcaaaccCCAGACACAATgccctttgtggctggagatgatgggaattgtagtccagccacatccttagatgttggactacagctccatcaTCTGCAGATACAATGGTCAAAGGTACACGGTATCCGGGGAtgggggtttattttatttacttcttCGTTTTAGTTcttcattttaattaaaattggttgtctgtattttaaactgatttatttagtgttttaattgtttgtattttaaaatagcaaacCACTCAGAGTTTTATATatggggtgggataaaaatgcacCAAATCAGCAATAAATATAATAAAGTAGCTCTTAGTTAAGCAAAGAGTAATCTCACATTTCTGCTACTATCACAAAAGCCAGACAGACACATTTTAATTGTTAGAGCATTCAGTTTGTATACATGCTTGTTCAAGAAATATAAATTTCCAAGTGGGAAATTTTCATTTAAATCCACAGTCTTAAGATCAGGGCAATCTGATCTTGAAACATTAAGTCAATGATGGTCCATTTAAGTTGCTACAAGAAGTCAGCCTACTCTGCAGAGTGTCTCCACTGAACATGACTCATTTCTCTCCTTgctcttccaaaaaaaaaaaaaaaaaagcatcctgGAAGACGCAGTACTGAAGGTCAGACTACAGAAACTTTAAAGGGACCACACAGTTGACTCTCTAAAGGGATAACTGCAGGTTTCTGGAACCAAGAGGGGATGGTAGAGGAAACAGCCTTACCAATTAGCAACCCAACCTGCCGGCAAGCCATGACAGTCGAAAACACCCTGGCACGCTCCTGTGAATTGGTGGATCGGGCGAGGTAGCTAAAGATGGAAGCACTCACTCCAGTCGCCGCGCCTGCAGAGGAGGTGTAGATAAAGGAGGAGACGACAACACCACGTTAGGCACTAAGGCCTCCATCGTCCCCCATCCCTACCCACACAAACTTGCTAGTCCACGGATGCCCAATCTGAGACTCTCCCGCTGTTGCTGGGCTATgaatcccaccatccccagctgccatggattGCAGCAGGCAATGATGTTGTCCAACCACCGTTGGAGCATCTCAGATTGGCCACCCTGCCATGGTCTAAATCTAGGAAGCCATTTCCAGCGCTTACCTGCTACTAGCCGACTGCTGAGGATCATCCATTTGGAACCACCAATGAAGAACATAAAGTTCCCtgaaagagaggagaaaaataAAGCAGGCTACCTGGGATAAATGTTGGCCAATGGGAAgacaatgaagtcattcacacaatcaaaacctgtgttctgcctgggtttgggagtagagatgtgcacggaacgacagagctgcggtccggcactgaagtgggggttcctttaagggcggggggagggtgtacttaacactcccaccgcttttccccctccggcgcgccttttttttgttagcaattggggtggcaggatacctccctgccgccccttccccctctcggctgcaaaaggcttcaggaaggggcggcagggaggtatcctgccaccccaattgctaacaaaaaaaggcacgctggaggggggaaagtggtgggaggggtaagtacaccctcctcctgcccttaaaggaacccccaccccagtccgccCGAACCGCAAACCGCCCATGctcagaccagtccggaggcctgtacaatggcctccggaccggtccgtggaCATCACtatttgggagctctgtgtgctcccaatttttagttgtgtagaagcgaggtaagaggaaaacttgggtagaagtgaatgtgtggaagcaaggtggggggaaagctacccaggttttcctcctaccttgcttccacacaaccaaaaattgggagcacatacagctcacaaacccaggtagaacacagtttttgattgtgtgaataacctcaatggCTCCTTCTGGACAATAATAAGCTGCGTTGGTCCAAGTACAAGTTTCCTCCTCCACACACTCCTGTAGGCTTCTGTCTTccttcccagcagaaattcatgcTCTGTTCTGATGCCAAGCCGGGTCTTTGTGCCGTTTTCACAGTGCCACCTACTGGTCAGCTCTTGCTTTGAGAAGAATCACCATCTATCAGAAAAGTAGGAATCTGCTCTTCTTGTGAAACAagggctggccagcaggtggaactgcaaaaattgcacaaggaCCCCAGTTGGTGTCTGAACAGCGAGTGAATTCAACACAGGTCACTGCCATCTGGAAAGACTCCATGCTAGAGAGATGCCAAGTAGACGTGTACATTCAATACAGAAAATATAGAAAAGGTGAACCAAACAGAGCACATATCACTCAGATGGGATGAATAGAAATGAAGCAACAGATACTTGCTTTTTCATTATACATTTGTTTTCattccccagcccagcccctgaGAAGAAAAGGTGCCTGCTGCTGAAGATTAATGGAGGCAGGGAAGCAACCACTTCCTGAGTTAATTATGTAGTATCGGTTTTGCTGTCACTCAGAAGGGGTGGTAAAAGGATGACAAGTCCCCACAGTCACCCCATACACCTCCTGGATGTTGCCTCTCCACACCCTCTTTCAATTCGTCTCGAAGGGAGAAGAGCCGCCCTTGTGGTAGCGAGTATTAGTTGcccaatttgctaagcaggggccactctggtttgcacttggatgggtgtcAAATGTGAGCATCATCGGCCATCAGATAtcctttagggggtggggccatagctcagtggaagagccatctgctttgcttgcagaaggtcccaggttcaatccctggcagcacctccaggtagggctgggtgagactcctgcctgaaacctgggagagctgctgccagtcagcgtagaccaggggttctcaacctgtagtgccccaggtgttgctgaaatgccactcccatcatccccagctacaatttggggctggggattatgggagttgtagttctgccacatctggagtacaacaggttgggaacccctggtgtagacaatatcaAGCTGGATGGgcccaagagtctgactcggtatgaggcagcttcctgtgtttctaggaCCCTCTTTCTGCTGAACTCCCACTTTGCTGAACTCCAGCTGTATCAAGATGCCCGTCCACATGGGCAACTCAATGCTTCCGTTCCATTCCAAGTCAGAATAAGACTGCCACCAAGCAGGTCCATTTGGCACAAACATCATTCTAGAAGCCATTGTAATAACTGAGTGAGCAGAGGGtgacaaccacacacacacacacacacacacacacgcagtgtGCCATGCTGCTGACTGCTCCAaaatcagggccggattaagctagtgtggggcctgcaGCATATGTTATAACGGGgtcctaaattttaaaaaatgcacataaatattaaaacataaattatttacttgcatagtaaagtaattcaatttttttcatttgctatattttggagtatgggagaccaagccacaaactcacacttacaacaacaacagtgaacatttatacaCCATTTTCCagtcaaaattctcaaagtggattacatcgaaaaataaagagtggatagatgattctctgtctccaaag of the Hemicordylus capensis ecotype Gifberg chromosome 3, rHemCap1.1.pri, whole genome shotgun sequence genome contains:
- the LOC128352004 gene encoding uncharacterized protein LOC128352004 isoform X2; amino-acid sequence: MDYARKKKLTNWTIGLIFLSSGIEYAVILPTIWAYLQLLDAEPYFLGLCLSAFSFAGLFTGPVFGYWSDRRHQTKAVILFANLFQIVGNFMFFIGGSKWMILSSRLVAGAATGVSASIFSYLARSTNSQERARVFSTVMACRQVGLLIGPACNLFLRLCNVQVGPFVVNKFTSPGLFMCLVWLLLQILVMVMYHDLPPPTLPSRVVAAASHDVLEEEEPLMQQEAGHEEVAESGSYGSTSAEHRVPVLGDECRYVPNGHLADEEPVGEKSPFEDFSSTREYLREEVVVLLTAQFIILFNQMALETMLTPFTQQYLGFGDLENSIMYFLSGVEVICSFFLVRCLSTRLTDRVVLVIGLVICNMAGVWCLIFLAQPRGSFAVLLAELVVGIFLKVLGLPFVAVSQMSLFSKVTAEKTQGLSQGLRRSVGGIATILGPLWAGGLTGNLYIMLGVMMGLLSLLTMMVGLSYTYLVEPPREYQSEVTQDECSS
- the LOC128352004 gene encoding uncharacterized protein LOC128352004 isoform X1, which produces MDYARKKKLTNWTIGLIFLSSGIEYAVILPTIWAYLQLLDAEPYFLGLCLSAFSFAGLFTGPVFGYWSDRRHQTKAVILFANLFQIVGNFMFFIGGSKWMILSSRLVAGAATGVSASIFSYLARSTNSQERARVFSTVMACRQVGLLIGPACNLFLRLCNVQVGPFVVNKFTSPGLFMCLVWLLLQILVMVMYHDLPPPTLPSRVVAAASHDVLEEEEPLMQQEAGHEEVAESGSYGSTSAEHRVPVLGDECRYVPNGHLADEEPVGEKSPFEDFSSTREYLREEVVVLLTAQFIILFNQMALETMLTPFTQQYLGFGDLENSIMYFLSGVEVICSFFLVRCLSTRLTDRVVLVIGLVICNMAGVWCLIFLAQPRAGSFAVLLAELVVGIFLKVLGLPFVAVSQMSLFSKVTAEKTQGLSQGLRRSVGGIATILGPLWAGGLTGNLYIMLGVMMGLLSLLTMMVGLSYTYLVEPPREYQSEVTQDECSS
- the LOC128352004 gene encoding uncharacterized protein LOC128352004 isoform X3, which produces MDYARKKKLTNWTIGLIFLSSGIEYGNFMFFIGGSKWMILSSRLVAGAATGVSASIFSYLARSTNSQERARVFSTVMACRQVGLLIGPACNLFLRLCNVQVGPFVVNKFTSPGLFMCLVWLLLQILVMVMYHDLPPPTLPSRVVAAASHDVLEEEEPLMQQEAGHEEVAESGSYGSTSAEHRVPVLGDECRYVPNGHLADEEPVGEKSPFEDFSSTREYLREEVVVLLTAQFIILFNQMALETMLTPFTQQYLGFGDLENSIMYFLSGVEVICSFFLVRCLSTRLTDRVVLVIGLVICNMAGVWCLIFLAQPRAGSFAVLLAELVVGIFLKVLGLPFVAVSQMSLFSKVTAEKTQGLSQGLRRSVGGIATILGPLWAGGLTGNLYIMLGVMMGLLSLLTMMVGLSYTYLVEPPREYQSEVTQDECSS